The Chloroflexota bacterium genome has a window encoding:
- a CDS encoding sugar phosphate isomerase/epimerase, with amino-acid sequence MDLCLYTDSVPDLSFAAALDLAAAIGCRSIEIAGGGQSSAPHLRLGELLGDRRKRIAFADAFATRGLRIAALNCSAWPLHPVHGHAQEAIVRDTIRLAGELGVETVVSMSGTPGDGPGASTVDWVFYPWPADAMALLARQWEVAIPFWQEMAAHATANGVRQIAFELHPLHLVFNVPTLLRMRAAVGPVVGANLDPSHLFWQQMDPLAVIAALGPAIQHVHLKDTGLQADRVVLAGVLDTTPFDDARDRAWVFRTVGRVHDRAWWVSFIAALRSVGYDGPLSIENEDPYQPAVEGVKEAAAFILPLIG; translated from the coding sequence ATGGATCTGTGCCTGTACACCGATTCGGTACCGGACCTCTCGTTCGCGGCGGCCCTCGACCTCGCCGCCGCGATCGGCTGCCGCTCGATCGAGATCGCTGGCGGCGGGCAGTCGTCGGCGCCCCACCTGCGCCTCGGCGAGCTGCTCGGCGATCGGCGCAAGCGCATCGCCTTCGCCGACGCGTTCGCGACGCGGGGGCTCCGCATCGCGGCGCTCAACTGTTCGGCCTGGCCGCTCCATCCTGTCCACGGGCACGCACAGGAGGCGATCGTCCGCGACACGATCCGGCTGGCCGGCGAACTCGGGGTCGAGACGGTGGTCTCGATGTCCGGCACACCCGGGGACGGCCCCGGCGCTTCGACGGTGGACTGGGTCTTCTATCCATGGCCCGCCGACGCGATGGCCCTTCTGGCACGCCAGTGGGAGGTCGCCATCCCGTTCTGGCAGGAGATGGCCGCCCACGCCACGGCCAACGGCGTGCGGCAGATCGCCTTCGAGCTCCATCCGCTCCATCTCGTCTTCAACGTACCCACGCTCCTGCGTATGCGCGCTGCGGTCGGGCCGGTGGTCGGCGCGAACCTGGATCCGTCGCACCTGTTCTGGCAGCAGATGGACCCGTTGGCGGTGATCGCGGCGCTCGGGCCGGCGATCCAGCACGTGCACCTCAAGGACACCGGGCTGCAGGCCGATCGCGTGGTGCTCGCCGGTGTCCTCGACACGACGCCCTTCGACGATGCGCGCGACCGGGCGTGGGTCTTCCGGACTGTGGGCCGCGTCCACGACCGCGCCTGGTGGGTGTCCTTCATCGCCGCCCTGCGGTCGGTCGGGTACGACGGCCCGCTCTCGATCGAGAACGAGGATCCGTACCAGCCCGCCGTCGAGGGCGTGAAGGAAGCCGCCGCGTTCATCCTGCCGCTTATCGGCTGA